The following are encoded together in the Thermodesulfobacteriota bacterium genome:
- a CDS encoding phage holin family protein has translation MKGIFLRWLTLTAAIIATSYLLAGIQVSGFFSAFFAAAILGILNAFFRPLLLLLTLPLNVLTLGLFTFVINAVMLLMASGVITGFQVHGFWSAVFGSLLISLISWLLTSFIGNRGTVDYIDLKNVGGNRWE, from the coding sequence ATGAAAGGAATTTTTCTAAGGTGGCTAACTTTAACAGCTGCGATCATTGCCACCTCATACTTGTTAGCCGGTATACAGGTGAGCGGTTTTTTCTCCGCCTTTTTTGCAGCCGCCATACTGGGAATACTGAATGCTTTTTTCCGGCCCTTATTGCTGTTGTTGACACTACCTCTGAATGTATTGACCCTGGGACTCTTTACCTTCGTCATCAATGCGGTTATGCTTCTGATGGCGTCAGGCGTCATAACCGGTTTCCAAGTGCATGGCTTCTGGTCGGCCGTGTTCGGCTCACTTTTGATCAGCCTCATAAGCTGGCTTCTCACCTCATTTATCGGCAACCGTGGAACGGTTGACTATATTGATTTGAAAAATGTCGGCGGCAACCGGTGGGAATGA